The region GATGCGCGCTTCCGCGGCCTGCCCCGGCGCCTGTGGGATCAACTGGACGGCCTGGAGACCCGGGGCCTGCGCGCGGTGTTCCGGTACTGGGACGCACAGACCGACGATGCGGCCCTCACCCGGGCGGTCATGTCCTCCGCCCAACGCCTCGGCGCGGAACTCCGCATGCCCGCCCGCTTCACCGGTGCCGAACTGGATCGCGACGGTAGCGACATCGCCTACCACGCCGGCAGCACCGAGCACAGCTGCCGCGCACGGGTCCTGGTCAACGCGGCGGGGCCCTGGGTGGAGCGCGTCCTCGCCGCGGTGCGGCCCGCGATCGCGCCCCTGCCGGTGGCCCTGATCCAGGGTACCCACCTGATCCTGGAGGGGCGCTTGTGTCAAGGTATATACTACCTGGAATCGCCCCGCGACCAGCGTGGGATATTTGCGATGCCCTGGCAGACGCACCTCCTCCTCGGCACTACAGAACATCCCTACCAGGGCGATCCCGGCCAGGTGCATCCCTTGGAGGTAGAACGGAGCTACCTGCTGGAAGCCCTGGCCCACTATTTTCCGGCGTTCCGGCAACCGGACAGGGTGCAGATCCTGGACGGGTTCGCGGGTCTCCGGGTGCTGGCGGAGGACGCGGATCGTCCCTTCCGACGGGCCCGGGACGTCCGGCTCCAGACCGACCGGGCCCGCGATCCGCGGGTGCTTTCAGTCTACGGCGGCAAACTCACCGCCTTCCGCGCCACCGCACAGCGGGTGCTGGCCCGGATCGCACCGGCCTTGCCGGCCCGCCCCCCGCGCGCGAACCTGGACCAGCTGCCCTTGGCCCCGTGAGACCGTGCTGCGACCTAGCGTCCCCGTTGCGGCCCGGGCCCGGTATAATTCCAGAAATATCGCCATTGTGCGGGGCGGGTGCGCGGGTGTAAGAACCGCTCGCCGAGGACGACTACAACGGTTGACGAAGCCGCCCGTCGCAACACCGTCACCGCCTGCCGATGCCACCAACGGAGCCACCGAATGCACGCGACTCTGCCTCTGCTTGAGAATACCGTTTTTCCGCCACTGTCCCGGCGGCGCGTCGAAACCCTGCAGGTCAACCTCGGATATCGCTGCAATCAGTCCTGCGTGCACTGCCACGTCAACGCGGGCCCCAACCGCACCGAGGAGATGGATCGACAAACCGTGGAGCAGGTGCTGTGCTATCTCGACCGCGCGGAACTCCAGACCCTCGACATCACCGGCGGCGCGCCGGAACTCAACCCCCACTTCCGCTACTTGGTGGAGCAGGCACGCGCACGCGGGGTCCGGGTCACGGATCGCTGTAACCTCACCATTTTGGAGGAGCCAGGCCAAGAGCACTTGGCAGAGTTCCTGGCGACGCAAGGCGTGGAAATCATCGCGTCGCTCCCCTGCTATCTCGAGGCCAATGTGGAGCGCCAGCGCGGCAAGGGCGTCTACGCGAAGAGCATGCGCGCCATCCGCCAGCTCAATGACGTCGGCTATGGTCAACCGGATACCGGTTTGACCCTCAACTTGGTATACAACCCCCAGGGGACGGAGCTGCCACCACCCCAATGCGCCTTGGAGCAGGACTACAAGCGATACCTGATGGAGCACCACGGCTTGGTCTTTAACCGTCTCTACACCCTGGCCAACATGCCGATCCACCGCTTCGGCAGCACCCTGGTCTCCAAAGGCCAGTTCGAGGACTACATGGCGCTGCTGCGCAGCGCCTACCAGGACCACAATCTGGACGGGGTGATGTGTCGTTCCCTGCTCAGCGTGGATTGGCAAGGCTACGTATACGATTGTGACTTCAACCAGATGCTGGGTCTGCCGCTGCGGGTGGGCGGCAAGCCGCGGCCGCACCTGCGGGAGTTGATGGGTCGTGACCTGATGGGCAACCCCATCGTGGTACGCGACCATTGCTTCGGCTGCACCGCGGGCCAGGGTTCCAGTTGCGGCGGCGCCCTGTCCTGACCCCCCCAGCGGCGCGCCTGCGCAGGCCCTGCCATTTCATCCAAATCGAAGATCCGGAGGCAAGCGGCAATGGATGTTCAGTCTAGCGTGCGGGAGCGTTATTCCAACGCGGCACGGAAAAAGGAACCGGCCCTGTGCTGTCCGGCCCAAGACTACGATCCCGGTAGGCTGGCCCTGCTCCCGCGGGAGATCATCGAGAAGGACTACGGCTGCGGGGACCCTTCCCGTCACGTGCGCGCGGGCGACGTGGTGCTCGATTTGGGCAGCGGCGCGGGGAAGATCTGCTACCTGGCCGCCCAATTGGTAGGAACGACCGGGCAGGTGATCGGCGTGGATATGAACGACGACATGCTGTCCCTGGCCCGCAAATATCAGCCGGAAATGGCGCACAAGCTGGGCGGGGACCGGGTCCGTTTCGTGAAGGGCAGGATCCAGGACCTGGCCCAGGACCTGGAGGCGCTGGACACGTATCTCGAACACCATCCGGTGCGCAGCGCAGCCGACCATGACCGGCTGTTGGCATGGCAGGAGGAACAGCGCCGCAACGCACCGCTGATCGCGGACCTATCCGTGGACCTGGTGGTGTCGAGCTGCGTGCTCAATCTGGTCCGGGAGCAGGACAAGGAGGCGCTGATCCGCGAGATCCACCGTGTACTGCGCCCCGGCGGGCGCGTGGCGGTCTCCGACAT is a window of Chromatiales bacterium 21-64-14 DNA encoding:
- a CDS encoding N-acetylglucosamine-1-phosphate uridyltransferase, whose amino-acid sequence is MSADAYDVVVVGGGIHGAGIAQAVAAAGHSVLVLEQSSLAAGTSSRSSKLIHGGLRYLETAQFSLVRECLRERAALLRLAPDLVHRVAFHLPVYRETARRSWQLRAGLTAYAVLAGMGHDARFRGLPRRLWDQLDGLETRGLRAVFRYWDAQTDDAALTRAVMSSAQRLGAELRMPARFTGAELDRDGSDIAYHAGSTEHSCRARVLVNAAGPWVERVLAAVRPAIAPLPVALIQGTHLILEGRLCQGIYYLESPRDQRGIFAMPWQTHLLLGTTEHPYQGDPGQVHPLEVERSYLLEALAHYFPAFRQPDRVQILDGFAGLRVLAEDADRPFRRARDVRLQTDRARDPRVLSVYGGKLTAFRATAQRVLARIAPALPARPPRANLDQLPLAP
- a CDS encoding radical SAM protein, which encodes MHATLPLLENTVFPPLSRRRVETLQVNLGYRCNQSCVHCHVNAGPNRTEEMDRQTVEQVLCYLDRAELQTLDITGGAPELNPHFRYLVEQARARGVRVTDRCNLTILEEPGQEHLAEFLATQGVEIIASLPCYLEANVERQRGKGVYAKSMRAIRQLNDVGYGQPDTGLTLNLVYNPQGTELPPPQCALEQDYKRYLMEHHGLVFNRLYTLANMPIHRFGSTLVSKGQFEDYMALLRSAYQDHNLDGVMCRSLLSVDWQGYVYDCDFNQMLGLPLRVGGKPRPHLRELMGRDLMGNPIVVRDHCFGCTAGQGSSCGGALS
- a CDS encoding methyltransferase — translated: MDVQSSVRERYSNAARKKEPALCCPAQDYDPGRLALLPREIIEKDYGCGDPSRHVRAGDVVLDLGSGAGKICYLAAQLVGTTGQVIGVDMNDDMLSLARKYQPEMAHKLGGDRVRFVKGRIQDLAQDLEALDTYLEHHPVRSAADHDRLLAWQEEQRRNAPLIADLSVDLVVSSCVLNLVREQDKEALIREIHRVLRPGGRVAVSDIVSDEPVPEHLKQDPELWSGCISGAYSEHGFLQAFADAGFLAVRYEQWDGAPWQVVEGIEFRSVTLTAVKGDGTACLDHGHAVLYRGPYASITDDEGHVFPRGERMAVCARTYRFLTTGPLRDDFIGIPPVTPRDPPVSWCAPPGTRRPAAESKGAAHSAGGETAGRCC